The following coding sequences are from one Microvirgula aerodenitrificans DSM 15089 window:
- a CDS encoding OsmC family protein yields MKARLKQIEGTRFLGESESGHGVVIDPDKQFGASPMELVLMGAGGCTCYDVVSILKKARQDVRDVQVELDADRADSDPKVFTRIHFHFIVHGRDLKPEHVGRAISLSAEKYCSASIMLGKTATLSHDFEIVDCQ; encoded by the coding sequence ATGAAAGCAAGACTGAAGCAGATCGAAGGTACCCGCTTCCTTGGCGAGTCCGAAAGCGGCCATGGGGTCGTCATCGACCCGGACAAGCAGTTTGGCGCCAGCCCGATGGAACTGGTGCTGATGGGCGCTGGCGGTTGCACTTGCTACGACGTGGTCAGCATCCTGAAGAAAGCCCGCCAGGATGTGCGCGATGTACAGGTCGAGCTGGATGCCGACCGCGCCGACAGCGATCCCAAGGTGTTCACGCGCATCCATTTCCACTTCATTGTCCACGGACGCGACCTCAAGCCGGAACATGTCGGACGGGCCATCAGCCTGTCGGCGGAAAAGTACTGCTCGGCCTCGATCATGCTCGGCAAGACGGCCACCCTCAGCCACGACTTCGAGATTGTGGACTGCCAGTAG
- a CDS encoding EAL domain-containing protein gives MDEYTVQNVSSSGQESGPPRFLTQALDCIEHSAVIVDADHPGHPIVYCNPAFERLTGYSRHQVLGRNGRFLQYGDDDTVTRARLRDCLADGRPFRGVLKNVRADGSVFWNDLSVVAAEFGDGRYLLGMQKDVTERDTPAGDNGHALLDWVTGALSRLLHADGEQGVFTDLITHLVELTGSECGLIAHVCEGRPPRTLATGRYGPDCLASGCDSAVLPPCLRQLLLDGGENPRAPADGPCCESGVAGARRLIHVPLMHAGRQVGLLGLVTRHDGDELLVRERLRPVTAACAALIAVWCHDERLQRAERSLAVNEARYRAMVSALSEGLLLVDGGGRVLVGNQAAERILGQPGLAAGGMLLNDRRWRMVDEQGRALAPDDYPTERVLRGGQAVRNVVIGVLRDDGQPPCWVRTHVEPLHVEGAASVALIVSFVDITELKQREHELAEQDARWKAVFAATGDMVFDLTFPSGDAWRAALRSPDGDGLLTLALPGAYFSPSWLGMVGLDTMPADSYRDRGARVHPEDVAHVAHELGRHLRGETALYFAEYRLLRADGSVLPVLDRGQVYLRDEDGLPQRMHGVMIDLSPQKQAEETARRFRKVVEATSDGMAFIDRNDRIELANRTMRDWLGTDGAAVLGRPFSERARAMGLTLDLAAARARCQGGDSVRERCWVNHGGRGPRHVEISLEPYRDTLGRFDGMVCMLRDITDSERQAQLMAQTQHAARIGGWQLDPETLTLFWTPQTYRLLGLVSADEKVELSVALDFMTAESRGRVMSRLAELLRGESSGKSIDIQVLTAQGELRTLELISHRHDLAAGAIQLIGSVQDVTDERAAERELALSAQVFEHGREAVFITDPQGEIVRVNAAFCAITGYAAGQACGQPMTYRWQGAPALLTAQAAALAQSGHWQGEVSGLRASGEVHPEWCSIATARDASGRISHYIGMFVDISDLKAAEARALRLANYDHLTDLPSRPLLYERLNAALAQADRDGSLVGVLFCDLDRFKNINDTLGHSYGDGLLRVIAQRFSRQTRSSDVVCRYGGDEFVVVLTGMHSVNDLARLADQLRASVSAPVHVGDTDLMVTTSLGIAVYPHDGRDIDTLLRHADAALYHAKALGRNNYQFFTRAINERISEYLVIENGLRRALDRQEFELHYQPQIDMRSGKLIGVEALLRWKHPEQGLISPARFIPIAEETGLIVPIGDWVIHTACQAARAWQDDGLPPITFAVNLSARQFTAHVVDTIDRALALTGLAPCWLQVEATESVLMEDLRETEAVLSELKARGLSLSIDDFGTGYSSLAYLKRFPLDQIKIDRSFVQDIGVDDDNALIVNAIIGLGHSLGVQVLAEGVETESQWQFLRGQGCDEVQGFLISRPLPIMELAETVRHDGFRSEV, from the coding sequence ATGGACGAATATACCGTTCAAAACGTCTCTTCATCCGGGCAGGAATCGGGGCCGCCGCGCTTTCTGACCCAGGCGCTCGACTGTATCGAGCACAGTGCCGTGATCGTCGATGCCGACCATCCCGGCCATCCCATCGTCTACTGCAATCCGGCATTCGAACGGCTGACCGGCTACAGCCGTCACCAGGTGCTGGGGCGCAACGGCCGCTTCCTGCAATATGGCGATGACGACACCGTCACCCGCGCGCGCTTGCGCGACTGCCTGGCCGACGGACGTCCGTTCCGGGGCGTACTGAAGAATGTCCGCGCCGACGGCTCGGTGTTCTGGAACGACCTCAGCGTGGTGGCGGCGGAGTTCGGGGACGGTCGTTACCTGCTCGGCATGCAGAAGGATGTCACCGAACGCGACACGCCGGCCGGCGACAACGGCCATGCATTGCTGGACTGGGTGACCGGCGCGCTGTCGCGGCTGCTGCATGCCGACGGCGAGCAGGGCGTGTTCACTGATCTGATTACCCATCTGGTCGAGCTGACCGGCAGCGAATGCGGGCTGATCGCCCACGTCTGCGAAGGCCGGCCGCCCCGCACGCTGGCGACCGGCCGCTACGGACCCGATTGCCTGGCCAGTGGCTGTGACAGCGCCGTGCTGCCGCCCTGCCTGCGTCAGCTGCTGCTGGACGGTGGAGAAAACCCGCGGGCGCCGGCGGACGGTCCCTGCTGCGAGTCCGGCGTCGCCGGCGCGCGGCGCCTGATCCATGTGCCGCTGATGCATGCCGGCCGGCAGGTCGGCCTGCTGGGACTGGTCACCCGGCATGATGGCGACGAATTGCTGGTGCGGGAACGTCTGCGTCCGGTCACGGCCGCCTGCGCGGCGCTGATCGCGGTCTGGTGCCATGACGAGCGGCTGCAGCGGGCCGAGCGCTCGCTGGCCGTCAATGAGGCGCGCTACCGGGCCATGGTCTCGGCGCTATCCGAGGGGTTGCTGCTGGTGGATGGCGGCGGGCGGGTTCTGGTCGGCAACCAGGCGGCCGAACGCATACTCGGTCAGCCCGGACTGGCAGCGGGCGGCATGCTGCTGAATGACCGGCGCTGGCGCATGGTCGACGAGCAGGGCAGGGCGCTGGCCCCCGACGACTATCCGACCGAACGCGTGCTGCGCGGCGGACAGGCCGTGCGCAATGTCGTCATCGGCGTACTGCGCGATGACGGCCAGCCGCCGTGCTGGGTCCGCACCCATGTCGAGCCGCTGCATGTCGAGGGGGCGGCGTCAGTTGCCCTGATCGTGTCCTTTGTCGACATTACCGAACTCAAACAGCGTGAACATGAACTGGCCGAACAGGATGCGCGCTGGAAAGCGGTATTTGCCGCGACCGGCGACATGGTGTTCGACCTGACTTTCCCGTCCGGCGACGCCTGGCGCGCTGCGCTGCGCTCGCCGGACGGCGACGGCCTGCTGACCCTGGCGCTGCCCGGAGCCTATTTTTCGCCATCCTGGCTCGGCATGGTCGGGCTGGATACGATGCCGGCCGACAGCTACCGCGACCGCGGTGCCCGTGTGCATCCGGAGGATGTCGCCCATGTCGCGCATGAACTCGGTCGCCACCTGCGCGGCGAAACCGCACTGTATTTCGCCGAATACCGGCTGCTGCGCGCGGATGGCAGTGTCCTGCCGGTGCTGGACCGGGGGCAGGTCTATCTGCGCGACGAGGACGGCCTGCCGCAGCGCATGCATGGCGTCATGATCGACCTGAGCCCGCAGAAGCAGGCCGAGGAAACGGCGCGCCGCTTCCGCAAGGTGGTCGAAGCCACGTCGGACGGCATGGCCTTCATCGACCGCAATGACCGTATCGAGCTGGCCAACCGGACCATGCGTGACTGGCTGGGAACCGATGGTGCCGCCGTGCTGGGCCGGCCGTTTTCCGAGCGGGCCCGGGCCATGGGGCTGACGCTGGATCTGGCGGCAGCGCGCGCGCGCTGCCAGGGCGGCGACAGCGTGCGCGAGCGCTGCTGGGTGAACCATGGCGGGCGCGGCCCGCGCCATGTCGAGATCAGCCTGGAGCCGTACCGCGATACGCTGGGCCGCTTCGATGGCATGGTCTGCATGCTGCGCGACATCACCGACAGCGAGCGCCAGGCACAGCTGATGGCCCAGACCCAGCACGCCGCGCGGATTGGCGGCTGGCAACTGGACCCGGAAACACTGACCCTGTTCTGGACCCCGCAGACCTACCGGTTGCTGGGTCTGGTCTCGGCGGACGAGAAGGTCGAACTGTCGGTGGCACTCGACTTCATGACTGCCGAGAGCCGCGGACGGGTCATGAGCCGGCTGGCCGAGCTGCTGCGCGGCGAGAGCAGCGGCAAGTCGATCGATATCCAGGTGCTGACCGCGCAGGGCGAACTGCGCACCCTGGAGCTGATCAGCCACCGCCACGATCTGGCGGCCGGTGCCATCCAGCTGATCGGGTCGGTACAGGACGTGACCGACGAGCGGGCGGCCGAGCGGGAGCTGGCGCTGTCGGCGCAGGTGTTCGAGCACGGCCGCGAAGCGGTGTTCATCACCGACCCGCAGGGCGAGATTGTCCGCGTCAATGCCGCGTTCTGCGCCATTACCGGCTATGCGGCCGGGCAGGCATGCGGCCAGCCGATGACCTATCGCTGGCAGGGGGCGCCCGCGCTGCTGACCGCACAGGCAGCCGCACTGGCGCAGAGCGGACACTGGCAGGGCGAGGTGTCGGGATTGCGCGCCAGTGGCGAGGTTCATCCCGAGTGGTGCTCGATTGCCACCGCACGCGATGCCAGTGGCCGGATCTCCCACTACATAGGCATGTTCGTCGACATTTCCGACCTGAAAGCCGCCGAAGCGCGCGCACTGCGGCTGGCCAATTACGACCACCTGACCGACCTGCCGAGCCGGCCGCTGCTGTACGAACGGCTGAACGCCGCCCTGGCGCAGGCGGACCGTGACGGCTCGCTGGTCGGCGTGCTGTTCTGCGATCTCGACCGCTTCAAGAACATCAACGATACCCTCGGCCACAGCTACGGCGACGGGCTGCTGCGGGTGATCGCCCAGCGCTTCTCGCGCCAGACGCGAAGCAGCGACGTGGTCTGCCGCTACGGCGGTGACGAGTTCGTCGTCGTGCTGACCGGCATGCACTCGGTCAACGACCTCGCCCGGCTGGCCGACCAGCTCAGGGCCTCGGTCAGCGCGCCGGTACACGTCGGCGATACCGACCTGATGGTGACCACATCGCTCGGCATCGCCGTGTACCCGCATGACGGCCGCGACATCGACACCCTGCTGCGTCACGCCGATGCCGCGCTGTACCACGCCAAGGCGCTGGGCCGGAACAACTACCAGTTCTTCACCCGGGCCATCAACGAACGCATCAGCGAATACCTGGTGATCGAAAACGGGCTGCGCCGCGCGCTCGACCGGCAGGAATTCGAACTGCACTACCAGCCGCAGATCGACATGCGCAGCGGGAAACTGATTGGCGTCGAAGCGCTGTTGCGCTGGAAACATCCGGAGCAGGGGCTGATCTCGCCGGCGCGCTTCATCCCGATCGCCGAGGAAACCGGGCTGATCGTGCCGATCGGCGACTGGGTGATCCATACCGCCTGTCAGGCGGCCAGAGCCTGGCAGGACGACGGGCTGCCGCCGATCACCTTTGCCGTCAACCTGTCGGCGCGGCAGTTTACTGCGCATGTGGTCGACACCATCGACCGCGCCCTGGCACTGACCGGGCTGGCGCCGTGCTGGCTGCAGGTCGAAGCGACCGAAAGCGTGCTGATGGAAGACCTGCGCGAAACCGAAGCCGTGCTGTCCGAACTGAAGGCGCGTGGCCTGTCGCTGTCGATAGACGATTTCGGCACCGGTTATTCCAGTCTCGCCTACCTCAAGCGTTTTCCGCTGGACCAGATCAAAATTGATCGTTCCTTTGTGCAGGATATCGGCGTGGACGACGATAATGCCCTTATCGTCAACGCCATTATCGGCCTGGGACACAGCCTCGGCGTCCAGGTGCTGGCCGAGGGCGTGGAAACCGAATCACAGTGGCAGTTCCTGCGCGGGCAGGGCTGCGACGAAGTACAGGGCTTCCTGATTTCGCGGCCGTTACCGATAATGGAACTGGCCGAAACCGTACGCCATGATGGCTTCAGGAGTGAAGTGTGA
- a CDS encoding chemotaxis protein CheB, producing MKEASPSTIIQVAPSYDADVILPRGTRPPPVRPPLVFIGASTGGTEALKIVLSALSPDCPPILVAQHMPPNFTRSFAARLDGLCRIRVKEAEHNEPLQRGCAYIAPGDAHLMAGWRANWMAVLDRGSEVNRHKPSVDVLFRSAANESGSAALGVILTGMGRDGARGLLEMKQAGAYTLAQDEASSVVFGMPKEAIALGAAYEVLPLDRIGGRIMECLARRPAPGGK from the coding sequence GTGAAAGAAGCGTCCCCGAGCACGATTATTCAGGTTGCTCCCAGCTATGACGCAGATGTCATCCTGCCGCGAGGCACCCGTCCGCCGCCTGTCCGGCCGCCGCTGGTCTTTATCGGCGCGTCCACCGGGGGGACCGAGGCACTGAAAATAGTGTTGTCGGCCCTGTCGCCCGATTGTCCGCCTATCCTTGTCGCCCAGCACATGCCGCCGAACTTCACCCGTTCGTTTGCCGCGCGGCTCGATGGCCTGTGCCGGATACGGGTCAAGGAAGCCGAGCATAACGAACCGCTGCAACGCGGCTGCGCGTATATTGCGCCCGGCGATGCCCACCTGATGGCCGGCTGGCGGGCCAACTGGATGGCGGTGCTGGACCGTGGTTCGGAGGTCAACCGGCACAAGCCGTCGGTCGATGTCCTGTTCCGCTCCGCCGCGAACGAAAGCGGCAGCGCCGCACTGGGCGTGATCCTGACCGGCATGGGCCGCGACGGCGCGCGCGGGCTGCTGGAAATGAAACAGGCCGGTGCCTACACCCTGGCCCAGGACGAGGCCAGCTCGGTGGTCTTCGGCATGCCGAAAGAAGCCATCGCGCTGGGCGCCGCTTATGAAGTGCTGCCGCTGGACCGCATAGGCGGACGAATCATGGAGTGTCTGGCGCGCCGGCCTGCACCCGGAGGAAAGTAA
- a CDS encoding sigma-54-dependent transcriptional regulator encodes MAELPILVVEDDVALREALVDTLELGGLQVLTAGDGEEALSVLRHEAVGLVLSDGQMKPMDGYRLFHEIRRRALQVPFMLMTAYGAVDRAVDLLRAGACHYLTKPFEPDVLLAEVNRHRMTLPADESQPPAVVAVAKASRDVFELARRVAASEATVLINGESGVGKEVMARFLHCHSPRRLAPFIAVNCAAIPEALFESTLFGHEKGAFTGAVATYQGKFEQAQGGTLLLDEISEMPLSLQAKLLRVLQERELERVGGSRTVKLDIRILATTNRDLAGEVAAGRFRADLYYRVNVFPLTLPPLRQRRADIVPLAENILCGLARRSKRLSPGLSQAAIAKLTAYDWPGNIRELENVLQRAEILACGEEIDCDSLHFTLVPAPATTVVELGQILKSEIVRTKSSDEAETQGIRSLEKQYILDTLQAVNGVRRLAAERLGISERTLRYKLARWRETGDVETSEPACGGDRGENQ; translated from the coding sequence ATGGCGGAGTTGCCGATACTGGTCGTGGAAGACGACGTCGCCTTGCGCGAAGCGCTGGTCGATACGCTCGAACTGGGCGGACTGCAGGTGCTGACGGCCGGCGACGGCGAGGAAGCGCTGAGCGTGCTGCGCCACGAGGCAGTAGGACTGGTGCTGTCCGACGGACAGATGAAACCGATGGACGGCTACCGGCTGTTCCACGAGATTCGTCGCCGTGCGCTGCAGGTGCCGTTCATGCTGATGACCGCCTATGGCGCGGTCGATCGCGCCGTCGACCTGCTGCGTGCCGGCGCCTGTCACTACCTGACCAAGCCGTTCGAACCCGACGTCCTGCTGGCCGAAGTCAATCGCCACCGGATGACCCTGCCGGCCGACGAGTCGCAGCCGCCGGCCGTGGTCGCGGTCGCCAAGGCGTCGCGCGATGTGTTCGAACTGGCCCGCCGCGTCGCCGCCAGCGAGGCGACCGTGCTGATCAATGGCGAATCCGGCGTCGGCAAGGAAGTCATGGCGCGCTTCCTGCACTGCCACTCGCCACGCCGGCTGGCGCCGTTCATTGCCGTCAACTGTGCGGCCATCCCAGAAGCACTGTTCGAGTCGACGCTGTTCGGCCACGAAAAGGGTGCCTTCACCGGGGCGGTGGCAACCTACCAGGGCAAGTTCGAGCAGGCACAGGGCGGTACGCTGCTGCTGGATGAAATCTCGGAAATGCCACTGTCGCTGCAGGCCAAACTGCTGCGCGTGCTGCAGGAGCGCGAGCTGGAACGCGTCGGCGGCAGCCGTACGGTCAAGCTCGACATCCGCATCCTGGCGACCACCAACCGCGATCTCGCCGGCGAAGTCGCGGCCGGACGCTTCCGCGCCGACCTGTACTATCGCGTCAACGTGTTCCCGCTGACCCTGCCGCCGCTGCGCCAGCGTCGCGCCGACATCGTGCCGCTGGCCGAAAACATCCTGTGCGGACTGGCCCGGCGCTCGAAGCGGCTGTCTCCGGGGCTGTCGCAGGCAGCCATCGCCAAATTGACCGCCTATGACTGGCCCGGTAACATCCGCGAACTGGAAAATGTCCTGCAGCGTGCGGAAATTCTTGCATGCGGTGAGGAAATTGACTGCGACAGCCTGCATTTCACACTGGTGCCGGCACCAGCAACTACTGTTGTAGAGCTAGGGCAAATACTCAAGTCCGAGATTGTCCGGACGAAATCCTCAGATGAGGCTGAGACTCAGGGTATTCGCAGTCTGGAAAAACAGTACATTCTGGACACGCTGCAGGCCGTGAACGGCGTGCGGCGCCTGGCGGCGGAACGACTGGGCATCAGCGAACGAACCTTGCGTTACAAACTGGCCCGTTGGCGCGAAACGGGCGATGTCGAGACCAGCGAACCGGCTTGCGGCGGCGACCGCGGAGAGAATCAATGA
- the fliE gene encoding flagellar hook-basal body complex protein FliE, protein MNNIQGIDQLLGELRSAAAMASGKPAAAPAALDGAGKAVDFSDILKQSIDKVAETQGTSVDMQKRYELGDESVNLHDVMLSLQKASLSFQTMVQVRNKLVTAYQEVMNTQI, encoded by the coding sequence ATGAACAATATTCAAGGTATCGATCAGTTGCTGGGCGAACTGCGCTCTGCTGCCGCGATGGCCAGCGGCAAACCGGCTGCTGCACCGGCCGCGCTGGATGGCGCAGGCAAGGCTGTCGACTTTTCCGACATCCTGAAGCAGTCGATCGACAAGGTCGCCGAGACCCAGGGCACCAGCGTCGACATGCAGAAGCGCTACGAACTTGGCGATGAAAGCGTCAACCTGCATGACGTAATGCTGTCGCTGCAGAAGGCCAGCCTGTCGTTCCAGACCATGGTCCAGGTGCGCAACAAGCTGGTGACCGCCTATCAGGAAGTCATGAACACCCAGATTTGA
- the fliF gene encoding flagellar basal-body MS-ring/collar protein FliF, protein MLLLGGLAAIFAVLLGSYFYMREPAYKVLFSNVSDRDGGQITEALQKLNVPYKLTDSGVIEIPSARVYDTRLKLAAQGLPKASGVGFELMDNQKFGISQFAEQVNYQRAVEGELARTVESLDVVEHARVHLAIPKQSVFVREQQPSTASVMLTLRPGFILDAGQIAGIRNLVASAVPGLSQKNITIVDQEGNLISKHPDLDDGLSGLSRRQLDYVRQVEQGLTKRIEAILEPIVGAGNVRAEVTAALDFSETEQTSENFNPNTPPNAAAIRSQQTSESSTRVTDPQGGVPGALSNQPPSAAAAPITLPPGTQAGLMPTPANGQAAQPPLKSSKDNTTNYELDRTIQHVKQPVGSIKRVNAAVVVNYKLAAGKDGVERPTPLSDKEIKQIQDLVREAMGYNQTRGDSLNVVNASFAATGPERLSLQDRAVDYVTNNLSDVLKYGFLLLVVLYLLFGVVRPVVRDIIRPKEVPLPPGMEGAEVDADGVAISSTDSGLPSDDPVEVARREYEMALESARQVVRNDPRMAAQIIKEWVSNDE, encoded by the coding sequence ATGCTCTTGCTCGGTGGCCTCGCCGCCATTTTTGCCGTCCTGCTCGGCAGCTACTTCTACATGCGCGAACCGGCCTACAAGGTGCTGTTCAGCAACGTGTCCGACCGCGATGGCGGGCAGATTACCGAAGCGCTGCAGAAGCTGAACGTGCCGTACAAGCTGACCGACAGCGGCGTGATCGAGATCCCGTCCGCCCGCGTCTATGACACTCGTCTGAAACTGGCGGCGCAGGGGTTGCCGAAAGCCTCCGGCGTCGGTTTCGAACTGATGGACAACCAGAAGTTCGGTATCAGCCAGTTTGCCGAGCAGGTCAACTACCAGCGCGCCGTCGAAGGTGAACTGGCGCGTACGGTCGAGTCGCTGGACGTGGTCGAGCACGCCCGCGTTCACCTCGCCATCCCGAAACAGAGCGTATTCGTGCGCGAGCAGCAGCCGTCGACCGCGTCGGTGATGCTGACGCTGCGTCCCGGCTTCATCCTCGATGCCGGGCAGATTGCCGGGATCCGCAACCTGGTGGCGTCCGCGGTGCCGGGGTTGTCGCAGAAAAACATCACCATCGTCGACCAGGAAGGCAACCTGATCTCCAAGCACCCGGATCTGGATGACGGCCTGTCCGGCCTGTCGCGCCGCCAGCTCGACTATGTGCGTCAGGTGGAGCAGGGACTGACCAAGCGCATCGAGGCCATCCTCGAACCGATCGTCGGCGCCGGCAACGTGCGCGCCGAAGTCACCGCCGCGCTCGACTTCTCCGAAACCGAGCAGACCTCGGAAAACTTCAACCCGAACACCCCGCCGAATGCGGCTGCGATCCGCAGCCAGCAGACGTCCGAATCGTCCACGCGCGTGACCGATCCGCAGGGGGGCGTGCCGGGCGCGCTGTCGAACCAGCCGCCGTCGGCCGCCGCCGCGCCGATCACGCTGCCGCCGGGCACCCAGGCCGGACTGATGCCGACGCCGGCCAATGGCCAGGCGGCGCAGCCGCCGCTGAAGAGCAGCAAGGACAACACGACCAACTACGAGCTTGACCGCACCATCCAGCACGTCAAGCAGCCGGTCGGCTCGATCAAGCGCGTGAACGCCGCCGTGGTCGTCAACTACAAGCTCGCTGCCGGCAAGGATGGCGTCGAGCGCCCGACGCCGCTGTCGGACAAGGAAATCAAGCAGATCCAGGATCTGGTTCGTGAAGCGATGGGTTACAACCAGACCCGTGGCGACTCGCTGAACGTGGTCAATGCCAGCTTTGCCGCCACCGGTCCGGAACGGCTGTCGCTGCAGGATCGTGCCGTCGACTACGTGACCAACAACCTCAGCGACGTGCTCAAGTACGGCTTCCTGCTGCTGGTGGTGCTGTACCTGCTGTTCGGCGTGGTCCGTCCGGTGGTGCGCGACATCATCCGGCCGAAGGAAGTGCCGCTGCCGCCGGGCATGGAAGGGGCGGAAGTCGATGCCGACGGCGTCGCCATCAGCAGCACCGACAGCGGCCTGCCGAGCGACGACCCGGTCGAAGTGGCGCGCCGTGAATACGAAATGGCGCTGGAATCTGCCCGACAGGTCGTGCGCAACGATCCGCGCATGGCGGCCCAGATCATCAAGGAATGGGTGAGCAACGATGAGTGA
- the fliG gene encoding flagellar motor switch protein FliG, whose translation MSDAGIRRSAVLLFSLGQADAVEVFKYLGPKEVQKISTLMTQISNLGRDEIIQAAQLFKDEARMRASIDSSDEFLRSVLTEALGEDKASNLLDKITQGNDHTGIESLKWMDPSSASDLIRNEHPQIIATILVHLDPDQSSAILSNFTERLRNDVLLRIATLEGVQPQALRELNDVLTQLLSGSDRIKKSAMGGVQLAAEILNFMGAQVEGAALGSIREHDPDLAQRIQDKMFVFENLCDIDNRSIQVLLREVSSESLITALKGTSETLKDKIFKNMSSRAAEMLKDDLEAKGPVKVSEVEAEQKEILKIVRKLADDGQIVLGGKGGEEGVVE comes from the coding sequence ATGAGTGATGCGGGTATCCGGCGCAGTGCCGTGCTGCTGTTCAGTCTCGGTCAGGCGGATGCCGTCGAGGTGTTCAAGTACCTGGGGCCGAAGGAAGTGCAGAAGATCTCGACGCTGATGACGCAGATCAGCAACCTTGGCCGCGACGAGATCATCCAGGCCGCCCAGCTGTTCAAGGACGAAGCGCGGATGCGCGCGTCCATCGACTCGTCCGACGAATTCCTGCGCAGCGTGCTGACCGAGGCGCTGGGCGAGGACAAGGCCTCGAACCTGCTGGACAAGATTACCCAGGGCAACGACCACACCGGCATCGAAAGCCTGAAGTGGATGGACCCGTCCAGCGCGTCCGACCTGATCCGCAACGAGCACCCGCAGATCATCGCCACCATCCTGGTTCACCTGGACCCGGACCAGTCGAGCGCGATCCTGTCGAACTTTACCGAGCGGCTGCGCAACGACGTGCTGCTGCGTATCGCCACACTCGAAGGCGTGCAGCCGCAGGCGCTGCGCGAACTGAACGACGTGCTGACCCAGCTGCTGTCCGGCTCCGACCGGATCAAGAAGAGCGCCATGGGTGGCGTGCAGCTGGCGGCCGAAATCCTCAACTTCATGGGGGCGCAGGTCGAAGGCGCGGCGCTGGGATCGATCCGCGAGCACGACCCGGATCTGGCCCAGCGCATCCAGGACAAGATGTTCGTGTTCGAGAACCTGTGCGATATCGACAACCGGTCGATCCAGGTGCTGCTGCGCGAAGTCTCCAGCGAAAGCCTCATTACCGCCCTCAAGGGCACCAGCGAGACCCTCAAGGACAAGATCTTCAAGAACATGTCGTCGCGGGCCGCGGAAATGCTCAAGGACGACCTGGAGGCCAAGGGACCGGTCAAGGTGTCCGAGGTCGAGGCCGAGCAAAAGGAAATTCTCAAGATCGTTCGCAAACTGGCCGACGACGGCCAGATAGTGCTGGGCGGCAAGGGTGGCGAGGAAGGTGTTGTCGAATAA
- a CDS encoding FliH/SctL family protein, with amino-acid sequence MSGEDAAWQRWDLRPIEPPAPPAFLTPAKARARLNPVAPEAVAEPEPEVVDEPEIDPRGVDVPTEEVDIEPETLSSYPTAAELEAIHQEAWQAGFEAGHAEGLDKGREEGKVAAHDELRPELQAELALLQALRTRLETSLTQLESDLAPQLLSLALECADRLVGAHVAACEDALEPLLTGALANLAGSLKQARLRVHPDDLIVARRVIEREAADASWQYIPDASVGRGGCLIDLPSGRIDLRLATRREALGEALGAEPVPGDVEADHVVR; translated from the coding sequence GTGTCAGGCGAAGACGCTGCGTGGCAGCGTTGGGACCTTCGCCCCATAGAACCCCCGGCCCCCCCGGCGTTTCTGACGCCGGCCAAGGCCCGCGCGCGCCTGAATCCGGTCGCGCCGGAAGCCGTGGCCGAGCCGGAACCGGAAGTCGTCGACGAACCGGAAATCGATCCGCGCGGCGTCGACGTGCCGACCGAAGAGGTCGACATCGAGCCGGAAACGCTGTCGTCGTACCCGACCGCCGCCGAACTGGAAGCCATTCACCAGGAAGCATGGCAGGCCGGTTTCGAGGCCGGTCATGCCGAAGGTCTGGACAAGGGCCGCGAAGAAGGCAAAGTTGCGGCACATGACGAACTGCGCCCCGAGCTGCAGGCCGAACTGGCGCTGCTGCAGGCGCTGCGCACACGGCTGGAAACCTCGCTGACCCAGCTGGAGTCCGACCTGGCGCCGCAACTGCTGTCGCTGGCGCTGGAATGTGCGGACCGGCTGGTTGGCGCGCACGTGGCGGCCTGCGAGGATGCCCTGGAACCGCTGCTGACCGGGGCGCTGGCCAATCTGGCCGGCTCGCTGAAGCAGGCCCGGCTGCGCGTGCATCCCGACGACCTGATCGTCGCGCGCCGCGTGATCGAACGCGAGGCGGCTGATGCCAGCTGGCAGTACATTCCCGACGCCTCGGTCGGACGCGGCGGCTGTCTGATCGACCTGCCCAGCGGGCGGATCGACCTGCGCCTGGCCACCCGGCGCGAAGCGCTGGGTGAAGCGCTCGGTGCCGAACCGGTGCCGGGTGACGTCGAGGCGGATCATGTCGTCCGCTGA